One window of the Trifolium pratense cultivar HEN17-A07 linkage group LG2, ARS_RC_1.1, whole genome shotgun sequence genome contains the following:
- the LOC123909427 gene encoding PH, RCC1 and FYVE domains-containing protein 1-like, giving the protein MCLCAVLFNTFWSCVQDESLLIWYSDKEEKQIKLSVVSKIIPGQRTATFQRYPRPEKEYQSFSLIYNNDRSLDLICKDKEEAEIWFAGLRALVTRGNYRKWRFEPRPESLCSDSPKSSRRSTPSFPLFDPGDIDRVSFQNSSPNKWVKAFSEIISYTAPSKSSSQAESITNSSISSSGSVDNSSNRNSASEAIRISLSSAVSSSSQGSCHEDIDALGDVFIWGEGINDGILGGGLHRVGNLSISEMDAFLPKALESKVVLDVHSIGCGYKHAAYYIHFAILIIFIYICCIFQCMCSECAKAYRDQDKQW; this is encoded by the exons ATGTGTTTATGTGCTGTTCTATTCAATACTTTTTGGTCATGTGTTCAGGATGAGTCGCTACTCATATGGTACTCTGACaaggaagaaaaacaaattaagctcAGTGTTGTTTCAAAGATCATTCCTGGGCAGCGAACT GCAACATTTCAGCGGTATCCTCGACCTGAAAAGGAGTATCAGTCATTTTCTCTAATATACAACAATGATAGGTCCTTGGATTTG ATATGCAAGGACAAAGAAGAAGCTGAGATCTGGTTTGCCGGTCTGAGAGCATTAGTTACCCGAGGTAACTATCGCAAGTGGCGATTCGAACCAAGACCTGAAAGTCTGTGTTCTGATAGTCCAAAGTCTAGCAGAAGATCCACTCCATCATTTCCACTATTT gATCCTGGAGATATTGACAGAGtttcttttcaaaattcttCGCCAAATAAATGGGTAAAGGCTTTCTCTGAAATAATTTCATACACTGCACCTAGCAAGAGCTCCAGTCAAGCCGAATCAATTACCAATTCCTCTATTTCCTCCTCCGGGTCTGTGGATAACTCGAGCAATCGAAATTCTGCATCTGAGGCAATTCGAATCAGTTTATCCAGTGCTGTAAGTTCATCCAGCCAGGGTTCTTGTCATGAAGATATTGATGCTTTAGGAGATGTTTTTATTTGGGGAGAAGGTATCAATGATGGAATTCTTGGTGGTGGCCTGCATAGGGTTGGAAACTTATCTATTTCAGAGATGGATGCATTCCTTCCCAAGGCACTGGAATCAAAAGTGGTTCTAGATGTTCATAGTATTGGTTGTGGCTATAAACATGCTGCATATTATATCCACTTcgctattttgattattttcatttacatttgttgtatttttcagTGTATGTGCAGTGAGTGTGCAAAAGCTTATAGAGATCAAGATAAACAATGGTGA
- the LOC123905124 gene encoding uncharacterized protein LOC123905124, translated as MNASPVLNSTFDLTTVIFISALTVLSVLSLCFIFHLRFKSKSLTFLQNFNSLWTVRFLLVLFIFFWSIVELLRLPFFRRRYLYPFLPALGTSEQTHLCKISVVLSLGFFEPAFLVTLLFLLNASITKKTPKDSWAITFVLVTCVPLFILHGLLVYFNPLENQIPILLRQHSVVLEDETVLCAFPFLNSVVFAAFGAAYCTWFLFSCWRVLSLVINKNLRIRIYALGTVVLVALPLQVVSLAFTVLWTPEDEIYGVVSLVVFLGAFCCAVTGEGILVIKPISDALEAGSHCGCSWSGSRRQESLPPPPPRPEETKMEERDGDVDLEDGLLRG; from the coding sequence atgaatgcatcaCCAGTCCTTAATTCAACATTCGACCTTACCACCGTAATATTCATCTCCGCTTTAACAGTTCTCTCCGTTTTAtctctttgttttattttccacCTTCGTTTCAAATCCAAATCCTTAACATTTCTACAAAACTTCAATTCTCTCTGGACCGTTAGATTTCTTCTTGTGCTTTTCATATTCTTTTGGTCTATCGTTGAACTTCTCCGGTTACCGTTTTTCCGGCGAAGATATTTGTATCCATTTTTACCCGCTCTTGGTACTTCTGAACAAACTCATCTCTGCAAAATCAGCGTTGTTCTTTCTCTTGGATTTTTTGAACCAGCTTTTCTTGTAACTCTACTTTTCCTTCTAAACGCTTCGATTACAAAGAAAACACCGAAGGATTCTTGGGCGATTACATTCGTGCTTGTCACGTGTGTACCGCTTTTTATTCTTCACGGTTTACTTGTTTACTTTAATCCGTTGGAAAATCAGATTCCGATACTTTTACGGCAACATTCGGTGGTTCTAGAAGACGAAACGGTTCTTTGTGCTTTTCCGTTCTTAAACAGCGTCGTTTTCGCGGCGTTTGGTGCTGCGTATTGTACTTGGTTTTTGTTCTCGTGTTGGAGGGTTTTATCATTGGTGATTAATAAAAATCTTCGGATTCGGATCTACGCTTTAGGTACCGTTGTGCTTGTGGCTTTACCTCTTCAGGTTGTGTCGTTGGCTTTTACGGTTCTTTGGACACCGGAAGATGAGATTTACGGCGTCGTTTCGCTTGTTGTGTTTCTCGGTGCTTTCTGTTGTGCGGTTACCGGTGAGGGTATTTTGGTAATTAAGCCTATTTCGGATGCATTGGAGGCTGGTAGTCACTGTGGTTGCAGTTGGAGCGGCTCACGTCGTCAAGAATCATTGCCGCCACCGCCGCCGAGGCCGGAGGAAACGAAGATGGAGGAGAGAGATGGTGACGTGGATTTAGAGGATGGTTTGTTGCGAGGGTAG